The DNA segment ttttttcaaCATTTAAAATGTGTTATCTTATTTTCTTGCGTTTAGGTATGTCCAATACGACAATTGTCTGACGGCCAGCGTTGCAGAGTAGTGTTTGCATGGCTCGCTTGGCAAGTACCTCACTTACTCCTTCTTGACGAACCAACGAATCATTTAGATATGGAAACAATCGATGCATTAGCCGACGCAATTAATGACTTTGATGGCGGAATGGTGCTTGTATCTCACGATTTCAGATTGATTAATCAGGTATATTTTGGTTTAAAAAATTAACGACATGAGTTTTGAACAAAAATAACAATCTTTTAAATTTGGTTTATTAGGTGGCAAAAGAAATCTGGGTTTGTGAGAATGGTACTATCACAAAATGGAGTGGAAATATTTTGAACTACAAGGAGCATCTTAAAAACAAAGTTCTTAATGACAACCAAAAAAGGCAGAAGGAATTATTTAGAAGTAAATAATGTGAACATTATATTTTGTTCTGCTCCATTTCTCTTTCCAGTATACTGTCCCTCCGATATAGGAACCTGCCTCTTACCCCCTCTTATTTTTGGACATTTCTTCGTGTCTAGCACTGAATTTGCGCTGCTGTGTAGCGTCATCGGTGGTCAAGAATTTCTTagctaatttatttaaataataaagcgAATTATTCTGTGACAACATACAAGATTAATCCATGGTATATTTGCCATGCTAATAATTTAGGGATCCGATATCAACAATGTACTGTGAGAAATATAAATTGGATATATATATAGATTATTACAGAATATTACAAGAATAAAATACGTTTAAATATTACAAACACATTTCAAATACTCTACTTTTTCTTACAATTCAGCTTTATTATAAAGTCCTATATatctataaattaatttaatttttatagataTACAAAATATATGTGTGTAAACACTTATAAATACTTAATACAATTCAAATGACGTGATCTTTGAGATATAGTTTTTATCTCGGGTATATATAAACAATCTGATAGTATAACAATGGAAGACTAAAATTCTGCGCATATCCATGTCACAAAATATTACCTCTAGTGTTCTCTGATCATAAAAGTGTTAAAATATATATCTTACAGTATTTTTTAATACGTCATGAAAATAATGTATGCATTTTTATAATTACTATAATTAGAAACAATGTAAAACACTAATATTGTTGGTAGAAAACTTGAAATTGCACTGTTGGGTTTTTGACCTTGACGTAATAAAAACAGAAATATATAACGCGTAACATTTTCATAACACTGTGTGTACCTTCAATACCTTAGGTATATCTTAGGTAGATCTTAATGAAACTTAGTATTAAGACCCAAAACCACGGAAGATATGGAAATAGTAAATACTAGAAGAGTTTTTTACATGTtaggaaattaaattatttaaaccgGTGTTGAAGCTGGAACAGAACATGCTACCTCTTGTGCCAGAGCTGCATTTCGTAAAATTGCTAAATGAGAGTCCATATCGCTTAAAGCTTGATCGATAAATGCTAATTTTCTAGCATGGTTTTTTGATACTCCATGCTTGGTCACTAATGCTAAATGTGTCACAGCCAATACCAATGCTGCTACTCTAGCTTCTAAAAGTCTTGCATCTAATGGTGGATACAAACTTCTAACCACATCATCGACACGAGGTGGAATACGTCTAGCAACCTAAAAGTTAAAAACCTTAGAATATTAAATCGAGTTCGTGAGATCAAAAACTATGCACTTACATCTACTATTTCCAGTGGAACAGTGTTACTGTTTACTGTTCCTGCAATAGCAGTAAGACTTGATGCCAAGGCATGACAAGATCTTAATACAGCTATACATAGTGGAGCTAAACCAGTAGCATCATCAACCCACCTGCAGTTTTTGTAGAATTTTATTGTtgaaaaacatttttaaattgttatcTCTTTTCAACATCATTAATAACAATTGTATTATACCTCTCAGCACCTGCTAACCACTCCTCACTTTCCCATGCATCTAAGCCTAATCCAGAATAATTTTCTCCTTCTAACAAATCTGAGCTTAAATCTGGAGAATCTTTTTGATTCTAAAAGAAAATCGTAGAAACTTTGTAATCATTTTCTAGTTTCTATTACATTGACAACAACTAACTTACATAGTAACACCGTTGTCTTTTACAAATAACAAGCAGCACTAAAAGAGCTCCAAGGAAAACAGCAGCAAGTGCACCAAGTGCTACAGCCACTACTGTTTCCATCCCAGTAGCACCAGCCGTAGGCCCATTATTGCTCATAGACACTGGAGAACTCATCATTTAGATGAGCTTGATAGTTAACTAATTTTATtgaaacgaatatttaaaaggatcgtAAAAACCTCGTAAACAGTTCATGAATACAACTCAAAGTATTTCCCTCGTATCTAAAATGTCAACAACAGTATCGAGTTTCCCGGTGATAGTCGGTGAGAGGCAGAGGCTGTCACAAATGTTAAGCTCTATTCATTAACAAATTCCTTGTTGCATCTTTCATAGCTACCGTGATATTATGTAATTTGAGGCTGATATTAACAAGTGGGGTACATTTTATACTGTTCGTCGTCTATATACAACAGAATCGTGATTAAAGAACTTTCAAACAGCGGGAGAATTGATACTGAATGTGCTTTCGAATTGTAACATTGAGGAGATCATGACTACTGATCAATGACGAGATTAATTAAGActcatttcagtaaaattgcttagAATATAATCTTACTAATTGATTCGTTACGATTAGAAGAAAGTAGAAAATTTAAAATGAGAAGAGGCATTAGTTGCGTGGAAAAAATTCAACattcttataattattaattttaggAACGATGTAGTACAATTATAAGAAATATTGTTTAAGCATACGCTTAAGTAGGTGTTTATATAGGCATGTGCAGTTTTAATGATGTATTCTTATATAAACATTAACATCTAGGGAATTCTAACGTTATGGATGTGTATTAACAATTCCTTTCAAATGGAAAtacaattaaataattaatcatTGTACAAAATACTTTAAAAACATTAAATTTCATTGTATAATCCACGTTGTATTTTGTTTGCTGCTACTAAATGATTACTAGGAT comes from the Colletes latitarsis isolate SP2378_abdomen chromosome 7, iyColLati1, whole genome shotgun sequence genome and includes:
- the Tmem98 gene encoding transmembrane protein 98; protein product: MMSSPVSMSNNGPTAGATGMETVVAVALGALAAVFLGALLVLLVICKRQRCYYNQKDSPDLSSDLLEGENYSGLGLDAWESEEWLAGAERWVDDATGLAPLCIAVLRSCHALASSLTAIAGTVNSNTVPLEIVDVARRIPPRVDDVVRSLYPPLDARLLEARVAALVLAVTHLALVTKHGVSKNHARKLAFIDQALSDMDSHLAILRNAALAQEVACSVPASTPV